In Bacillus thuringiensis, the DNA window CATTTGCAAATTGTAAGTTTGTTGGTGCGAATTTATTCGTATCCAAGTTTGAAGAATGTAAAATGACTGGTTCTGATTTTGAAGAAGCGAATTTAGACGGAATAACTATAATATCGGGCGATTGGTCATATACGAATTTAAGGTTTGCGAACTTAAGTAAACAAATGTTAAAGGGTATACGTTTAATTGAAGCTGACCTATATGAATGTAATCTAGAAAAAGCAGATTTACGTGAAGCGGATTTAACAGGTGCAATATTAAGTAAGGCGAAACTTAGCGGTGCAGATTTAAAAGGGGCGATAGTTGATAGAATAGATTTTACAAGTTTTAATTTAAAAAATGTGAAATTAGATATAGCGCAGGCAGTTGCAGTAGCAAGATGTTATGGGGCTAAGGTGAACTAAATTGTTTGTAAAACCGTTCAAATTGCTGAACGGTTTTACAAATTATAATAGATTTAAAAATTACTTTCTATATAAGAAGCTATTTCATTAGCAAGAATCGATGTTAATAGTGTAGATACATTGCTTAAAATGATGATTGTAGCCTCTTTGTCAATTAATCGTAAATAGGAGGACGTAAAGCCGTTAATTCCGCCGTGATGGAATATAAGTTTATTATTTTTTTCAGTCATAGCAATATTCCAACCGTAACCATATCCGTAAGATTCTGCAGTAAACATACGAGACGTCATCATACTTGATAATAAGCGATTTTTTTTTAGCGCTTTATCAAATTTATATAAATCTTCGGCTGTAGAAACTAATCCACCAGCTGAATATGAATTGGACATATGAATAAATGCTGCGTTCTGTAGGCCGTGATTTGGATGTAACTCATACCCAGTTGCTTTATGTTTTTGAATGAAATGATTCAAATCAACACCTGTGTTTATTATAGAGAGTGGGTAGAAAATCCTCTTTTTAAGAAATTCCTCATAAGACATGCCACTTATAACTTCAATAATTTTTCCTAGTATAATATAACCTGAATTCGAATAATTGAATGTTTCACCAGGTCTAGATTCAAAGGGACATGCAATAATCCATTGTATTAATTCATCCGGTGTTCGAGGCTGTAAAGATTGTAATAAAAAGTCATGTTGAGCAGTAATATTACCGACTCCAGCAGTATGATTTAATAAATGCTTGATCATAATTTGATTTCCGTTTGGGAAATTTGGAATGAATCGATCTAAAGTATCATGTAGCTGTAATTTTTCTTCTTCCACAAGCATTAAAATTGAAACTGCTGTGAAGATTTTAGTTATGGATCCGATACGAAACTTCGTTGTAGATGTATTAGGTATGTCCCAATTATAATTAGCTTTTCCAAATGATTGATTATAAAGAGTCTCTTCTTTATGGGCTATTAAAATTGTTCCGTTAAATTTTTCGGCATTTTTATATAAGAATGAATTGATATATGAATTTAACAAATTTCAGGCACTCCTTTAAATGTTGGAATATTCGTTACCTGAAATGGAATCCAACGGCATAGGCAATTCCCCCTAAATGAAATGTTTTTTAGCATACTTTTCTATTTTATAATGCAATTAATATAAGAAGCAAGTTGATTTAAAGACTATGAAAATAACGGTTTTTAAATTGCTTTTCGGAATGTTTGAGTAGTTCATATTTTGAAGGTGGTGGGAAACAATTATGAGAGTGAGAAAATTGATAGTAATTGAAGCTGGTGAAATCAGTGAACTTGCACTACATCTAAAAGCAACAGATACCTATTCAAATAGTAGTATAATAGTGAATGAGGTGTTAATAGGATGGAAGATAAAACATTAGGTTTACTATTAGATGTTGTTGGGGAATTATTTTCAGATGAAATTTCGATTGCTGTATCGAATACGAAAGAATATATATACTATCGGCCAAGTAAACGAATTGATTTAAAGATTAGCGCCGGTGATCCTATAAAGGAAGGCACGATTGCTCATAAAGCAATGGTGACGAACCAAAAAACTTCTGAGTTTATTAACCGGGATGTTTTTGGTATTCCTTATCATGGTATGGCCGTACCATTCTCAAATAATGGAAAGCTTGAAGGTTGCGTGACAGCTATTTACCCAGCTTTAACGGATGGAAAGTCAGTCGTTACTTTAAAAACAACGGACGGTTGGATTCCGGTCCCTTTTTCAAAGGTGATGTATTTAGAGGCGAAAGATAAAAAGACGTATGTGAATTCAGAAGAGTTAACAGGCACACATAAATACTCTCTGCAAGAATTCGAATACTTGCTTCCGAAAGATTCATTTATTAGATGCCACCGTGCCTTTATTGTAAATGTTAATCATATTAAAGCGATTTATCCTGATACGCATTCTACTTTTGTACTTTCGATGGATAACGGAGAGAGGGTACCAGTTAGTCAATCATACGCCAGTTATTTTCGTAAGCTTCTAGGATTCTAAATTATTCTGCTTTAGAACCTAGATTCGCTGTTTTATCTGAATTTTCGGCATTGTATACTGAAATCCCTATTTGGATACTGTTAAAGTGTAAAATAATTATGAATATTCACAGGGAGAGGGATTACATATGGAGAATAATTTGGATAGAATTAGGGATCAACGTCTGAAAAATCGCGTAGTTACACCTGAAGAAGCAGCTTCATGGATTGAAAGTGGAATGACTTTAGGCTTAAGTGGGTTTACACGTGCAGGTGATGTGAAAGCAGTCCCATTTGCGCTTGTAAACCGAGTTAAGAATGATAAATCTTTTAAAGTAAATGTTTATACTGGTGCCTCTTTAGGTTCTGATGTAGATAAATTATTTGCGGAAGCAGGAATTTTAAGGAAAAGATTACCCTTCCAAGCTGATGCGACTATGCGAAAAGGAATTAATAACGGAGACTTTTTATTTGTGGATCAGCACTTATCTCATACAGCAGAGTTACTTCGTGCTGACGTTATGGATATAGATTTCGCTATTTTGGAAGCGGTTGGGATTACTGAAGACGGAATGATTATTCCAACGACTTCAATTGGAAATTCCTTAGCATTTTCCTTAAATGCTAAGTCCATTATCATTGAAATGAATATGGCTCAATCCGCGCAGCTAGAAGGGCTACATGATTTATATGAACCAGGTAAACAAGGGGAAAGGCTACCAATTCCGCTCGTAAAAACGGATGATCGAATTGGAACAATTGGCATTCCGATTGATGTTGAAAAAGTGAAAGGGATTGTGTTTACGAACCAACTGGACTCACCATCGACAATTGTTCCTCCGGATGAAGAAACTGTTATTATGGCACAGCATTTAATAGAGTTCCTTCGAAAAGAAGTAAAAGTAGGTCGATTAACAAATCGTTTAGCACCGCTACAATCGGGAATTGGTTCAGTGGCCAACGCAGTTCTTCATGGAATGTTAGATTCCGAGTTTGAAGATTTAGAAGTGTATTCTGAGGTGTTACAGGATGCGGTCTTTGATCTTATGGATGCTGGGAAAGTCAATTTTGCTTCCTGCTGCTCAATTACGCTTTCTGAAGAGAAAATGCAACAAGTATTTTCCAATTTTGAAAAATATCGTGCCAAATTAATGATGCGCCCGCAAGAGATTTCTAATCACCCTGAAATCATTCGCCGCCTTGGATTAATCTCGATTAATACGGCTTTGGAATTAGATATATACGGAAATGTTAACTCTACTCACGTTTTAGGCACAAAGATGATGAATGGTATTGGTGGTTCTGGTGATTTTGCGAGAAATGCACGTCTAGCTATCTTTGTTACTAAATCGATTGCAAAAGGTGGTAACATTTCAAGTATCGTTCCTTTCGTTTCTCATGTAGATCATACGGAACATGATGTAGATGTTATCGTCACTGAACAAGGGTATGCTGACCTAAGAGGATTAGCGCCAAGAGAAAGAGTGGAACTAATTATTGAGAATTGCGTACATCCAATGTATCGTGACCAGCTAAGAGCTTATTACGAAGAAGCACAAACAAGAGGTGGACAAACTCCTCATGTTTTAGAAAAAGCTTTTTCTTGGCATACGAATTATGCTAAAAATGGAACAATGCTTGAAGGGGTAGTAGAAACTGTTTAGAAGTGCAAAAATGATTCTTAATATAATATGCTATAAAGGTTAAAAGAAAAAGAACGCCAATTTTCAAGAATGGCGTTCTTTTTCTTTTAATAAATTGTTACCTATTCTGAAGAATTATAAAAGTAACCTCTTATTTACGGAAATAAGAGGTTTTTTTAATTACTTTTCGAATCATTTTAATAGGTTACATATTGAAGGTGAGGAGAAAGCATCATGAAGATAAGAAAAGCGTTATTAAGTGAAGCAAATGAATTAAGTGAACTCGCATTACACTCAAAAGCAACGTGGAAATATAGTGAAGCATTCATACTTGCTTGTAAGGAAGATTTAACAATTACAGAAGAGTACATAAATAATAATTTTGTATATGTTTTAGAAAACGATAATACGAAGATTGGGTTTTTCACATTTTTACGTAATGATAAAGCTCTCGACTTTTTATACATTCATCCTCGTTACAAAGGGAATGGATATGGCAAAATAATGTGGAAGTTTGTAATAGAGCAAGCAAATGAACTAGGAATAAAAAGTTTTACGATTGATAGTGATCCGAATGCAAAAGGGTTTTACTTGAAGATGGGAGCAAAATTAATCGGGGAAACACCATCAACGGTTTTTAAGGGGCGATTACTACCTCTTTTGAAATATGATGTGTAAAACAATTAATAGTAGGAGAAGCTGAAAATGGATGACGTAAAGGCAAAAAGAATATATGAAGCACTAATAAAATCGTGGTCGATTGAAACAAGTTCAAAGTGGACTCTTGAAAATCCAGCAAAGGGACAGTGTGGTGTAACGGCTTTAGTCGTTCAAGATATATGCGGAGGAAAAATTAAGAAGACAAAAATAGGGGAGGTGTGGCACTTTTATAACTGTATAAATGGACAGAGGTTGGATTTTACAGAGACTCAATTCAGTCGGAAATTGAATTATTTGGATGAGAAATCAAATCGAGAAGAAGCATTTGCAGATACAAATGAAAAACAATATAGCATTTTGAAGAAAAAGATAATGAAAGAATTCAAATTATCTTTTGACTCTTAATCTTTAATAAGTTACTATAATGGTGGTAACTTATTAAAGGGAACTTCATAGAGTTGAAAGGGGAAATACTTTTGAAAACAACTTATGTAAACGCTACAATTGTAACGATGAATGAACAAAACGAAGTGATGGAAAATGGATATATCATTGTAGAAAATGATCAAATTATAGATGTAAAGAGCGGAGAATTCACTAATGATTTTGCAGTAGATGAAGTAATTGACATGAAAGGAAAGTGGGTTTTACCAGGGCTTATAAATACACATACACATGTTGTAATGAGTCTCTTAAGAGGTATTGGCGATGATATGTTATTACAGCCATGGCTGGAGACGAGAATTTGGCCACTGGAAAGTCAGTTTACTCCAGAGCTTGCGGTCGCTAGCACGGAATTAGGATTACTTGAAATGGTGAAAAGTGGTACAACATCATTTTCTGACATGTTTAATCCAATTGGAGTAGATCAAGATGCAATTATGGAAACGGTATCAAGGAGTGGAATGCGAGCTGCTGTTTCAAGAACTTTATTTAGCTTCGGAACGAAGGAAGATGAAAAGAAAGCAATTGAAGAAGCTGAGAAATATGTGAAGCGTTACTATAACGAAAGTGGCATGTTAACTACGATGGTTGCACCGCATAGTCCATATACATGTTCTACTGAACTGTTAGAAGAATGTGCACGTATTGCAGTAGAAAATCAAACGATGGTTCATATTCATCTTTCGGAAACAGAGCGTGAAGTACGTGATATTGAAGCACAGTACGGAAAGCGTCCAGTCGAATATGCAGCAAGTTGTGGGTTGTTTAAACGCCCAACAGTTATTGCACACGGTGTAGTATTAAATGAAAATGAGCGTGTATTTTTAGCAGAACATGATGTTCGAGTAGCACATAACCCGAATAGTAATTTAAAACTAGGTTCTGGTATAGCGAATGTAAAAGCGATGCTAGAAGCAGGAATGAAAGTAGGAATTGCAACAGATAGTGTTGCATCTAACAACAATTTAGATATGTTTGAAGAAATGCGTATAGCGACTTTACTACAAAAAGGTATTCACCAAGATGCAACAGCGTTACCAGTTGAAACTGCTCTTACACTTGCGACTAAAGGAGCTGCTGAAGTAATCGGCATGAAACAAACAGGATCACTTGAGGTTGGAAAGTGTGCTGATTTTATTACGATTGACCCATCTAATAAGCCGCATTTACAACCAGCAGATGAAGTATTATCGCACTTTGTATATGCAGCTAGTGGAAAAGATATAAGCGATGTAATTATTAACGGAAAACGTGTCGTTTGGAATGGTGAATGTAAAACGTTAGATGAAGAGCGTATTATATTTGAAGCAAGTCGTTATAAACGAGGTTTACAAAGATAGGTATTTGAAAAAGCTATCCTTTTTTAAAAGGATAGCTTTTTTTCTGGAACGAATAAATATTCAAAAGAATGTCGCATCTTTCTGTTCATATTTCTGCTATAATATATAACGCTTTATAATATTTTATACTTAAGGAGAACAATTCATGAAGCGAAAAAAGAGCCATTTAATGGTAATGGCACTTGTTACAACTTTATTATTAACAGCTTGTAATAATAAAGCGAATAAAAGTGACACTGAGGCAAAAAAACAAGTATTAAATGTAACAGTAGCAGAAGAAATTCCTTCTCTTGATACTGCGAAAACAATGGATGGTACATCAACACACGTTATGCAAAACATATTTGAAGGTTTGTATGTATTAGATGATCAAGATCAGCCTATTCCAGCAGTAGCAAAATCGTTCCAAAGAAGTGAAGATGGTAAAAAATATACATTTAATTTGCGTAAAGATGCAAAATGGTCAAATGGAGACAGTGTGACAGCAAATGATTTTATATTTGCATGGAAACGTGCAATTAATCCTGAAACAGCGTCTCAATATGCGTACATGCTCTTTCATGTGAAAAATGCGAAAGAAATTAATAAAGGAACAATGCCTCTTGATAACCTTGGCGTTAAAGCAATAAATGATTATAAGTTAGAAGTGGAACTCGAACAGCCAATTCCGTATTTTTTACAGTTGTTAGCACTGCCGATATACTTACCACAGCATGAATCATTTTTGAAAGAACAAGGAAAGAATTATGCATTGGAACCTAGTAATCTCATATATAACGGGCCATTTGTATTAGAGAAATGGAAGCATGAACAAGAGTTTCAATTAAAGAAGAATGCTACATATTGGGATCAAAAGAAAGTGAAATTAGACGAGATAAACTTTCAGATTGTAAAGGATACAATGACGGCTGTTAATTTATACGAAGCTGGTGATTTAGACCGGGTGCCTATTAATTCTCAATTTGTAGACAAGTATAAAGGGAATAAGGAATTACATATGTCGAGTGATCCTGGAATTGCTATGCTACGTTTTAATGAGAAAAATAGTGCGTTAGCAAATAAAAAGGTGCGTCAATCTATTTCATTAGCGTTAAATAAAGAGGACTTTGTTGCTAACTTTATTAATAATGGGGCAAAATCTGCAAGCGGACTTGTACCAGTTGGTCATGTAAACGAAGAGACTGGTAAAGATTTTAGAAAAGAAAACGGAGATCTGTCTTCATATGATTTGCAAAATGCAAAAAAGATTTGGAAAGAAGCGAAAAAAGAGCTTGGAGTAGAGCAAGTAAACCTCGAGTTTTTAACGTTTGAACAAGATAATGCAAAACGTATGGCAGAATATATAAAAGGTGACTTAGAAAAGAATTTGCATGGATTAACGATACAAATTAAACAACAGCCATTTAAGCAAAAATTACAGTTAGAACAAACCGGGGATTATGATATAACTATGGCAAATTGGGGACCTGATTATAAAGACCCAATTAGTTATTTAGAGCTATTTACGACGGGTAATCCAAATAATAAAATGAATTACTCTAATGCTCGTTACGATGAATTAATAAAGAAAGCGAAAACTGATTTTGTACTAGAACCAGAGAAACGATGGGGAGCATTGCTAGAAGCTGAGCAAGTATTATTAGAAGATGCAGCTGTAGCACCGCTGTATCATATTGGTTCAGCATATGTACAAAAGGATTACGTAAAGGGAATTGAAAAGCATCAATTTGGTGGTGTTTATACTTATAAGAATGCTTATATAATTAAGGAGTAAAAGAGAAAGGCTAAGTGCTTTATATAAGTACTTAGTTTTTTTGTATTTTCAGTATAATAGATATGGTTACTGTGTTTATGTATACTAAAGTATGATTTTTGTTGAGAAAGTTTAAAATTCTTAATATTCTATTTTTATTCTTTTGTAATTTGTTATACTTATATTAATTTTAAGTAAAGGGGAGAATAAATTCCATGAGTATAGACGTGGTTACAATGGAAGAAATGAAAAAATTGCTTCATGGGTGGAATTGTGAAATTCGTTTGAGAAATATAGCAAAAGCAAAACAACATAAGGAAACTATTGAGTACTAGATACTATTAAGGATCTAAATATAAAGTTACATTATGCACTTATTAATTTAAGATATAGTTTGCTTTTTGATGAAATAAGTGGAGTTAAAGAAAGTTTTTGGATATGTAAAAGATTACTCACAGCAAATAGCTTCTCAGTTTTATGAGAAAAGAAATGAAAAAAAAGCTGGAGAGTATTATCACATAGCATATCAAGCAGAGAAAACACTAAATGAAAGAGGGGCATTAAAATGAAAAAAATTGGGGTATTAAGTTTGTTAGCAGTTCTTACGCTATTAAATGTGAATGTATTTAAAGATACACAACAAGTTAAATCAAGTATTACATCTCAAACTGAAATTATTCAATACTCCGAACATGGTACAGGTTGGTAAAAACTTAAAAAATATAATGTTATTTATCCCTATTAAGTAAAGACCTTCCTAGCTATAGGAAGGTCTTTACTTAATAATAGAGTCTATTAAACCGATTTTAATAAAGAATAAAAATTCGTATCATATGGAATATCATCTTGATACATATAATTTTTTAGAACTCCTTCTTTTTCAAAACCTAATTTTAATAGAACTTTATTGGAAGCCTCATTTTCAAGAAATACAATTGCCCCGATACGCTTTAAATGAATGGTATGGAAACCGTATGATATAACCTCAGAAACAGCTTCAGTAGCATATCCATTTCCCCAGTGTTCAGGAAGAAAGGCATAACTTATATTGGCTCGTTTATGCTCAGAAGACCAATCATGAAACCCGATTGTTCCAATGAGTTCTTTCTTGTCTTTTAATTCGATTCCCCATTTTATACCGCTTCTTGCATTGTAACTGAGCTTAAAGTTATGAATGACTTGTTTTACTTGATCAACATCTTGTAATGGTTTTTGGCCATAATAGCGCAGTACATCAGTATTAGAAAAGCATTGTAGTATACCCGGTGCATCTTCTTCGGTAAGTTCTCGTAAAATGAGTCGGTCGGTTTTCAATATAGGAAACATGCTTTCACTCCATTTCTTCTGAAACTAGAATGTGTTGTTATTATATAATGTAATCTGAAAATAAAGATTATTCAAGAGGGAAGTATGGTTTTGATTTGTGATAAAATTAATTGTGGAATATATTTCAAAAAGAGGTTTGTATATGGAGAAAAACTCAATTTTAATTGTAGATGATGATCAAGATATTGTTCGATTTGTTAACGCGAATTTAATGCAAGAAGGTTTTAAAGTTTTTAGTGCTCATAATGGAGAAGAGGCTTTAGAAATAATAAATAATAACAGTATTCAACTTGCTATTCTGGATATTATGATGCCACAAATGGATGGTATAGAATTGTGTAGAAGAATTAGAGAGAAACATAGTTTACCAATTATGTTTTTAAGTGCAAAATCATCGGACTTAGATAAAGTCGTTGGATTTAGTACTGGAGCAGATGATTATATTGTGAAGCCGTTCAGTACAATTGAATTTATAGCGAGAGTGAAAGCTCAATTAAGAAGGTATACATATTTCAATCAAAATGCTGTCCAAGGAATAGAAAAGAAAATAAACATTAGAGGTCTAGAAATAGATGAAGTGTCTAGAACAGTAATGTTATATGGAGAAACCATCAATCTTACGAGAACTGAATATGATATTTTGTACTTAATGGCCGCTGCAAAGAATCGTGTATTTACTATTGAAGAAATATATGAGAGCGTTTGGAAAGAAAGGGCCTATGAAAGTAATAATACAGTAATGGTTCATATTGCAAGATTAAGAAATAAAATTGAAGAGAATCCAAAAGAGCCGAAGTTTATTCAAAATGTTTGGGGAGTCGGATATAAAATTGAAGATTAAATCATTCCAAGGCATTAGAGCTAAGTTTTTTATCGCATTCATATGTAGCATCTTATTAGCAACTGTAAGTATAATAACGTTTCAAATATTAATTGGAAATATATATGGTCAAGTTACCGAATTAGAGAAAAAATATTCATTTTTATATTTAATAGCTTTTTTAACTTTTACTACAATATACTTTGCATTCATGACAAAAACAATGATGAAAAGATTATCTGAAATTAACAAGAGTGTGAAGCAAATAAGTAGTGGTAATTTTGAAATACATATACCTATTTCAAAAAATGACGAGATTGGTGAATTAGCAGCGAATGTTAATAGAATGGCTAAAAGTTTAAAAGAGTCTATCGAAAATGAAAAAAAATCGCAGGAAATGAAAACTGAAATGATTAGTAATATTTCTCATGACTTACGAACACCTGTAACATCTCTAATCGGTTACGCGGACCTGTTAGGAAATCAGCTTCATTCAAATAGAGAAGAATGTGAACAGTATGTAAGTATATTAAAGCGAAAAAGTTATGAATTAAAAAATCAAGTAGATGATTTATTAGAGTATTGTCAAATAAATTATAGGGAGATTGAATTACATAAAAGTGTAGTAAATATGAAAGCGTTCATTGAACAAATCATGATTGATTTTGTACCACAACTAGATGATGCCGATATGAGCTTTTGTATTAATGGTGATAAGGAGTTACATGTGGAAATGGATGTAGCGCTTATGGTGAGACTATTCGAAAATGTAATTAGTAATAGTATTATGTACGGGAAAGACGGAAAGGAGATTTTTATTCAAGTTTCTAAAAGAGGTATGAATGTTGAAATAGAAATTAAAAATTTTGGACAATGCATTTCAAATGAGAGCCTTCCTTACGTTTTTAAGAAGTTTTATCGTGGTGAAAAATCACGTAGCTCTCATACGGGTGGAAAAGGAATGGGACTTGCAATTGCGAGAAGTATAGCAGAGCTTCATAAAGGGGATATCACTGTGTGCAGTAACGAGAAAGAAACTGTTTTCACCACCGTTTTACCGCATTATCAGGAATTGTAAGAAAGTCGTAAGTATTTCTTTTATATGTCGTAATTTTCACTTCGTATCATGTAGAACAAAGATATGAGGGTGGGGGATACAGCATGTGGAAGAAATATGTATTAGTAATTTTAGTTGCGTTTTTAATTATAAGTTGGAGTGTAGTTTATTTAGCACATGGTGTTATATCAGTCATTGTTTGGTGGGGTTTACAAGCCTTTAGCTTAGTATCAATCTTTATTTTGATAGGATCAGTATTACTATTTTTGTGGAAAGGAATTTTCAGAAATCGAATAGATAGAACAATACTCTTCATCGTTCTTTTCTCTATAATTGGAGCTTGGCCTTTAGGATGGTTTGCTAATATAGGGGGACTTGCTTACCCAGCAGATGTACAATCTATGAGTCCTAAAGCAGTCGTTCGCTTTCCTTTGAATGAACGAACATTAGTGGGCTGGGGCGGTGATCGATTAGAAACGAACTATCATGTTATAAAACCAAATGAACGATGGGCATATGATATTCTTATTCCGCCTGCTGAAGTGAAAAGTAGTAATTTAGGGGATTATGGAATATATGGAGCGAAAGTAATGGCACCAGCTTCTGGAACAGTTGTATCTATCAATAATGATGAAATAGATGTAGTTCCAGGAGAGGATGATTTTCAGTCAATGGCGGGGAATCATATTTATTTACGACTAGATGAATCAGGGACATTTTTGATTCTTGCCCATTTAAAAAAAGGATCAATTAAAGTGAGGGAAGGACAACATGTAAATGAAGGAGAGGTTCTTGCCCAAGTCGGTAACTCTGGAAGTTCAAGTGAGCCGCATTTACATATTCATCATCAAAGGCAGGATCCATCCAAGGTGAGCATGTTTTGTTCGGAAGGATTACCACTTTACTTTCGAACTGAGAAAGGTGCGATAATGCCAGAAAGAGGTACATACATAAGTGGTAATGAAAAAAGGTATTCCAGTTTTATTGGAATACCTTTTTCTATTATCCTACAAATGTTTGATACAGTAAGAAAATATTTAAAATGATAACAAGTGCAGCAATGATCCAAGCTATAAAGGTTGTTATGCGGTGGTTGACGAGCGCACCCATAATTTTTTTATTGCTTGTAAACATAATAAGTGGTACTAATGCAAAAGCAATACCGAATGATAAGACGACTTGGCTCATGACTAGAGCGTAAGTTGGATTTACACCTAAAGCGATAATAACTAATGGTGGAATCATTGTAATAAAGCGGCGTAAGTATAACGGAATATGCATTCGAATGAAACCTTGCATAATAATATCACCTGACATTGTACCGACAGAAGAGCTAGATAGTCCTGCTGATAAGAGCCCAATTCCAAATAAAGCAGCCGATACTGGACCGACTAAAGTACTGAACTGGTTAAAAGCAACATCAAGATCTTCAACATGCAAGCCATTTTTAAAGAATAGTGCAGCAGCAACAATTAACATACTCGCA includes these proteins:
- a CDS encoding sensor histidine kinase, producing MKIKSFQGIRAKFFIAFICSILLATVSIITFQILIGNIYGQVTELEKKYSFLYLIAFLTFTTIYFAFMTKTMMKRLSEINKSVKQISSGNFEIHIPISKNDEIGELAANVNRMAKSLKESIENEKKSQEMKTEMISNISHDLRTPVTSLIGYADLLGNQLHSNREECEQYVSILKRKSYELKNQVDDLLEYCQINYREIELHKSVVNMKAFIEQIMIDFVPQLDDADMSFCINGDKELHVEMDVALMVRLFENVISNSIMYGKDGKEIFIQVSKRGMNVEIEIKNFGQCISNESLPYVFKKFYRGEKSRSSHTGGKGMGLAIARSIAELHKGDITVCSNEKETVFTTVLPHYQEL
- a CDS encoding M23 family metallopeptidase produces the protein MWKKYVLVILVAFLIISWSVVYLAHGVISVIVWWGLQAFSLVSIFILIGSVLLFLWKGIFRNRIDRTILFIVLFSIIGAWPLGWFANIGGLAYPADVQSMSPKAVVRFPLNERTLVGWGGDRLETNYHVIKPNERWAYDILIPPAEVKSSNLGDYGIYGAKVMAPASGTVVSINNDEIDVVPGEDDFQSMAGNHIYLRLDESGTFLILAHLKKGSIKVREGQHVNEGEVLAQVGNSGSSSEPHLHIHHQRQDPSKVSMFCSEGLPLYFRTEKGAIMPERGTYISGNEKRYSSFIGIPFSIILQMFDTVRKYLK
- a CDS encoding GNAT family N-acetyltransferase → MFPILKTDRLILRELTEEDAPGILQCFSNTDVLRYYGQKPLQDVDQVKQVIHNFKLSYNARSGIKWGIELKDKKELIGTIGFHDWSSEHKRANISYAFLPEHWGNGYATEAVSEVISYGFHTIHLKRIGAIVFLENEASNKVLLKLGFEKEGVLKNYMYQDDIPYDTNFYSLLKSV
- a CDS encoding response regulator transcription factor → MEKNSILIVDDDQDIVRFVNANLMQEGFKVFSAHNGEEALEIINNNSIQLAILDIMMPQMDGIELCRRIREKHSLPIMFLSAKSSDLDKVVGFSTGADDYIVKPFSTIEFIARVKAQLRRYTYFNQNAVQGIEKKINIRGLEIDEVSRTVMLYGETINLTRTEYDILYLMAAAKNRVFTIEEIYESVWKERAYESNNTVMVHIARLRNKIEENPKEPKFIQNVWGVGYKIED